CTAGCTGGCCAATATTCTATATTTTTGGCATGCAAGAAAAGGTCCATAGTACATGGTATGGTTCAGGGAGAAAACAGCAACAACCCAATAGAACTAAGGCTGAAAACGAGTAAGATAGAagttaaactctttttttttttttttggggggggggggagacCATAGGGTTGAAAAACTCTAATTTCTTAAGtctattaattaaaagaaaacaataagGTGGCTGTAAATCTATTTTACAGCCAATTTATACTAGGATTCCAGACTTCAATCCTAGCCCTATATTAAAACTAAGGAAAACTTATAATCCTAGCCATCCATCCATatctaaaaattattaataaagcTGAAATATTAAAATAGCGTGTAGTAATAGCTCCTGTAATAGCATGTAAGCCATGAACAACAATTCTAAGTTCAAACAAGAATATTCCACTGCAACTATCAAATGAGGACAAAACAATTCCACAATGAATTACAGAAGACATTATATCATATTACCGCAAGCTGCAAAATCTCATTGCGCTTCCTTTCACCTCCACTGAATCCTTCATTGACATTTCGGTTAAGCAAATCAGTCTTCATGTTCACAAGATCGAGTTTAGGATATATGTAAGCATAGAACTGCAAGAGTAAAATGACAGAAGTATTATAATCAATAAGAAACTTAGCATGAATATTTTTTGGTATATTTATCAGCTTACATATTAGAAGAATAACCGACTATTGCAACTTTTGATCTTTTCATTGTTATTGATTAAACAGGGAGAACAAGAACATCTCAACAATGCACTAGAAAGTTCTTTCCTAAAAAGACGGGGAAGGCAGTTCATATACCTCAAGTGGACCAAGCTCAGGCTCACCAAGTTTTTTCCTTCGAGCATTGTATGCCATGTGCAAAAAGTCGATATTGTTCACACCCGGGATCTCAACCGGGGACTGGAAACTCATAAAAAGTCCGGCAAGAGATCTTTCCTCCGGTTCCATGTCAAGCAAATTCTCTCCCTTGAAAACAACATCTCCTCCAGTCACCTCATAATCTGGATGACCGACAAGAACCTATAATACATAAATTCAATCAAGACCTTCCAAAAAATAATTCATAAACCAGTATGATTTCACCTAACTAGTTCAACAAATTCAAATATCTGTATGATTAAACAAATATTACTAGGACTATTATTCAAGATTAGGGGTGTAATCGAGTTGAGTTGAGATCAAGTTGTGAGAATATAGCGCTTGAGCATGACTTGAAATTCAAAGCAAAAAGCTTGGCTCAAGCTAGACTTGAAATTCAAGGCTCGAAGCTTAGCTTGAGCTCAATCAAGTTTCACTTTTAGAGCTCGAGCTCTATCTAGGATAAAGATCGAATTACTCAAGCTCGGTTAGTTATGCTTGATTACTTGATTCTCATGCTCAACTTCAATCTGATTATTTATGCTCAAGctcacattattattttttcaatactaattaaaaataaaaaggcttGATTAGCCCCATGGCTCCTGAGCTATTCAAGTCAAATATTAGGATATTTAAGTTAAACTAGCTCGATCGATAATGACTGAGCTCAATTTGAGTTAGTTGAAGCCAAATCGAAGTAACTAGCTTGCACAAGTCTCTTTTACACCCTCATTCAAGATAAAGGAAAAAGATTACTATAATCAACCTGggaattaattcagttaatttatACAGTCATCTGCATCCCTTAGCCTATTCACAAGCTATAAACTcctttataaaaaaacaaataataatttaaatttaaatacatgTGAAAGAATACTAACCTTAGAAAACGTACTCTTCCCAGAGCCATTCTTTCCCATTATAGCATGaatctaataaaaattaaacaaacaaaatataattggAAAAAGAAAACAGAGTCTAATGTaacaaaaatcattcataaaaattaaagtaacagaaaaatatatatatatcttctaATTGACCTCTCCATGGTGAACGACGAGGTTGACGCCTTTGAGGATTTCCTGCTTGGTTTCAGCAATCACGGCAGTTAAACCTCTGACTTCGAGAAGAGGCGTCTTGGAGTTGCCAAGACCGTCGGTGGAGGTGGTAGATTCAACGGCGGAGAAGGAAGCGGCGATGGGCCTAGGAGACGGCGCGTGAGTAGAGCGGAAGCGGGAAGAGCGAgtgagagggagagggagaggaaGAGAAATGAAAGAGGTGGATTTTAGAGTAAAAGGGGGAAAAGAAGGGAGTGGTGGTGGTGAAGCAGTGCACTGAATTTGCCAAGCCATTTGCCCTGCCTGACgataatttttgttttcttttattcgGTCACTAAAAAGAAAATTGGATTTTCAACCACATCCCATCCCATTCAATCAActcaacaatttatttatttatttattattatataacttctataaataaatttatgcccttatataaagttttaataaaggaaaattattaaaaattaaattaaattaatataaatattttaaaataattttataattttttatagttgaataagtaaaaatatatataattagataactactaatatattaaaatatattaatataaaataatattttaaaatattagtataaaatatttattttttatattttactataccaACACTTGTTAACCTCTTAACATTACTTATAGAATTTAAAAACTTTATAAACTTTTTAGTTTTCTTGAGAGTCTGTTTGGATAAGAgagattaattgaatgaaaatgtaattattaattattagggTAATAATTATTTCCTCCtgtaattacaaataaattataattccTTAGATGTGTTTGGTTGATAGAATATGATTACAACTTCATTCCTTATGTCATATTTGATTGTACAaaatataattacacaattatataatttatatttttaaaaatttattagtacaataaaaagattttatttaacaaaaaattaaattaaatcatcatATGGATTATATTAGTTTAAAAAGTAGTTGATAAGACaattactaataataataaaaataaacattatacgtaattttatctaattactttAGTACATATTTGTCGGGTTATttcctctttaatatttaacatatactcATTATCAATCATTTATTAGTCCTTAATCGAGTTCATCGTCATCGTCATCATCTAATTTTGAATTTGTATCATTAagattatcaatatatatttctTCCATATACTATTTTAAGTATGGATAAGCTTAATTACACCTAtaattgaaattatgaaatatgcaatattttagtatgatccaacttaattttttttatattatattaagttGATGTTGTTAatatgggaaatatttttttagaacaacaaatgtTTTTTTCAGCACATTGCGAAACTTTAAATGtatcaaattaaagagtttgtgAGCTGTTTATGGTGCTCATGTTTGGCCCCATTATTTCAAATGGTATCATACCCCATAATATGATGTAAGAAAATCTTTTGGATTTGCATAATTAATACCGACCTTGTAATATTTAGGTTTATAGTTCAAATAATCtataactttaattataaaaatttatataaacttaatttgaagaAAAACTTATGCCATGTTATATCCCTTCTTATAATAcgtaaattatgtaaaaaataatatactttttataatttatgacatTTATAAACAAAGCTTTATAAATTATCCAAAAACTTTCGTAACTCTTtatgaataatataattttttgctttaaatttaaaaatattttttttttctaaataagttatgatataaaaactataatatttttttatgaataaatatattatttttataatatatagtacggacacataaataagttatgttcatactttttatcataaaattttataaataaatatattataacattttatagcatgtaaattattttttataataaatttttttgctataattttagaatttttttaagatttaaataatataattttttgttataaatttataaaatacataGATTTTATTTTTGAGCAATATACACAAATTatttctataatatatatttttagaatttagaatataagaatttttttatcataatcaTCCCAAATACTCATACGTGTTCacgtttataatataattttataaattgtataaaaatattttttaaattagataTTGGTGTAATTACGTATACAATTACTCCAATTCTCACTCCTCTCTAAGAATTAGATAGTGCCTAATTACTCTCAATTCGGCGAGACAAGCTAATTATAATGGTTATCTAAACATGTTATCCTTAAATAATCATTATCTTATAAAAAATACACTAACATGCTATAAACAGGAGTTGATCATGGGCTAGGCTGAATTAGGTTTGGGCTAGTGCAAATAAATCAGGCTTGATCACGAGCAgagaaatgggcctaaaattttatccaaatttattttttgagcctatatttttattcaaaccctCTGATTTTTCGGACTAACCTTCGGTTTGAATAAATGGCCCGACTCGGCCAGGCCAAGATCAGTTCTACTATAAACTCCAAATTGTTATGTTGTCaaaaatacataatcaaaacaatattttaaataatttatctatTCATTAAGACTTTaccataaaatttaaataaatttaaaatttttttatatatttatattatcttaaataaaattaagttaaaaataaatttgaataatcaaAACAATCTACTTAAATATTAAAaccttttcaataatttttttaatttataaaaatattagaacTATCccataattgaataatttatttaaaggtAAATgtgacataatttttttataaaaatattaaaagtttcCCATAATTTACATTATTCACCCTATAAATAGTACTACAAAAGCACCAATccaatgatatgatatatatatatatatataaaatgtaaggaacaaaacagaattagatcataGTATTTCAGGGAATAACTCTCCCATATGCATCATCTAATGAAGTCGTAAAGACCATGTTTGGTGGACATTCAAAAGTATACATTTGCATTGCCAAAGAGGCTGCTATATTAGCCAAAATATCAGCAACTTTATTGCCCTCGATCCCAGATATTCAAATCATCGCAaggtttgtttttattgaaaatattagctTACTTTTTCTATCCAACATTCATTCTacattatatttatatgtaatcTAATAAatgattctttttttaattattattacatcAGCTTTTTCAAATGTGTTCTAAATGGAGCGAAAATTGACATAAAAAATCCACAGATTCCAAGAAATTAATATTTGTAtccacaattaaaataaatttttaatatgctTTCATTTTGC
The sequence above is drawn from the Gossypium hirsutum isolate 1008001.06 chromosome A05, Gossypium_hirsutum_v2.1, whole genome shotgun sequence genome and encodes:
- the LOC107904386 gene encoding ABC transporter I family member 6, chloroplastic, with product MAWQIQCTASPPPLPSFPPFTLKSTSFISLPLPLPLTRSSRFRSTHAPSPRPIAASFSAVESTTSTDGLGNSKTPLLEVRGLTAVIAETKQEILKGVNLVVHHGEIHAIMGKNGSGKSTFSKVLVGHPDYEVTGGDVVFKGENLLDMEPEERSLAGLFMSFQSPVEIPGVNNIDFLHMAYNARRKKLGEPELGPLEFYAYIYPKLDLVNMKTDLLNRNVNEGFSGGERKRNEILQLAVLGADLAILDEIDSGLDVDALRDVAKAVNGLLTPTNSVLMITHYRRLLEVIKPTFIHIMENGRIIKTGDSSLAEVLEEKGYNAISAA